A genomic segment from Cyanobium sp. NIES-981 encodes:
- a CDS encoding DUF3082 domain-containing protein, which yields MSDSLPPTDPGHDAQPARKGPLSFLSGALTAGLLSWLCLGLSRRMALYYALHPPHYSSAIAQSIATALKTLIVGMAFLATFSFGFIALGLCLVFLRSLFSGSAPTPASPEDRP from the coding sequence GTGAGCGACTCCCTCCCTCCCACCGACCCCGGTCATGACGCGCAGCCCGCCCGCAAGGGCCCGCTGAGCTTTCTCTCCGGAGCTCTCACGGCCGGACTGCTCAGCTGGTTGTGTCTGGGCCTCAGCCGGCGCATGGCGCTCTACTACGCCCTGCATCCGCCCCACTACAGCTCGGCCATCGCCCAGAGCATCGCCACGGCGCTCAAGACCCTGATCGTGGGGATGGCCTTCCTGGCCACCTTCAGCTTCGGCTTCATCGCCCTGGGGCTCTGCCTGGTGTTCCTGCGCAGTCTCTTCTCGGGATCCGCACCGACACCGGCCAGCCCCGAGGATCGCCCCTAG
- the ispE gene encoding 4-(cytidine 5'-diphospho)-2-C-methyl-D-erythritol kinase encodes MADLTVWAPAKINLHLEVLGLRRDGFHELAMVMQSIDLLDTLQLSPTADGGITLSCDNPALPVDGDNLIVKAAALLRSRAGLPELGARIHLQKRIPVGAGLAGGSSDGAAALVGLNTVWGLGFAPEDLLEMAATLGSDMPFCLAGGTQLCFGRGEVLEPQRDGGSADLAVLLLKHPDASVSTPWAYRLCREQRQHTYLHTEVDFARRRDALRQSPLLHALGPGGRAGLALPPLRNDLQQVVEPEVASVRAGLELLRQANGPLAVAMSGSGPSVFALFGQLDQALAAQAALAGGIEAGGFVSWACRLRPRGVSLEG; translated from the coding sequence ATGGCTGATCTGACCGTCTGGGCTCCCGCCAAGATCAATCTGCACCTGGAGGTGCTGGGCCTGCGCCGCGACGGCTTCCATGAGCTGGCGATGGTGATGCAGAGCATCGACCTGCTGGATACCCTTCAGCTCTCCCCCACAGCCGATGGCGGCATCACCCTCAGCTGTGACAACCCGGCCCTGCCGGTGGACGGCGACAACCTGATCGTGAAGGCCGCCGCGCTGCTGCGGTCCAGGGCCGGACTGCCGGAGCTCGGTGCCCGGATCCATCTGCAGAAGCGCATCCCCGTGGGCGCCGGTCTGGCGGGGGGCTCCAGTGATGGCGCCGCCGCCCTGGTGGGGCTGAACACCGTGTGGGGGCTCGGTTTCGCACCGGAGGACCTGCTGGAGATGGCCGCCACCCTCGGCTCCGACATGCCGTTCTGCCTCGCCGGGGGCACCCAGCTCTGCTTCGGTCGCGGAGAGGTGCTGGAACCCCAGCGGGATGGGGGCAGCGCAGATCTGGCGGTGCTGCTGCTCAAGCATCCGGACGCGAGCGTCAGCACACCCTGGGCCTACCGCCTCTGCCGGGAGCAGCGCCAGCACACCTACCTGCACACCGAGGTGGACTTCGCCCGGCGGCGGGATGCCCTGCGCCAGTCGCCCCTGTTGCACGCCCTGGGGCCGGGGGGCAGGGCCGGCCTGGCCCTGCCCCCCCTGCGCAATGACCTGCAGCAGGTGGTGGAGCCAGAGGTGGCCAGTGTGCGGGCGGGGCTGGAGCTGCTGCGGCAGGCCAACGGTCCCCTGGCGGTGGCCATGAGTGGATCGGGTCCCAGTGTGTTCGCCCTGTTCGGCCAGCTCGATCAGGCCCTCGCCGCCCAGGCCGCGCTGGCCGGCGGAATCGAGGCCGGCGGTTTCGTCAGCTGGGCCTGCCGGCTGCGCCCGCGGGGTGTCAGCCTGGAGGGGTGA
- the rsmA gene encoding 16S rRNA (adenine(1518)-N(6)/adenine(1519)-N(6))-dimethyltransferase RsmA, translated as MSFAAHRARKRFGQHWLTDAAVLDRIVAAADLRPEERVLEIGPGRGALTGRLLASGAAAVAAVELDRDLVAGLRQRFGGDPRFALHQGDALALSLPPADKVVANIPYNITGPLLERLVGRLDRPVQPPYRRLVLLLQREVAERIRCSPGSPAYSALSVRMQLLGECRTVCPVPPRCFQPPPKVQSEVILIEPHGAGELPEASLARTTEQLLRRSFAARRKMLRNSLAGLLPEGELQDLAEQAGIGLQQRPQEIAPAAWLRLAAGLNRSTGVLPAPPACHG; from the coding sequence ATGTCCTTCGCCGCCCACCGCGCCCGCAAGCGCTTCGGCCAGCACTGGCTCACCGATGCGGCGGTGCTGGATCGGATCGTGGCTGCGGCGGACCTGCGGCCTGAGGAGCGGGTGCTGGAGATCGGTCCGGGGCGCGGAGCCCTCACCGGAAGGCTCCTGGCCAGCGGGGCGGCGGCGGTGGCGGCGGTGGAGCTGGATCGCGACCTGGTGGCGGGCCTGCGGCAACGCTTCGGCGGCGATCCCCGCTTCGCCCTGCATCAGGGCGATGCCCTCGCCCTTTCCCTCCCCCCGGCTGACAAGGTGGTGGCCAACATCCCCTACAACATCACCGGCCCGCTGCTGGAGCGTCTGGTGGGCCGCCTCGACCGTCCCGTGCAGCCGCCGTACCGGCGGCTGGTGCTCCTGTTGCAGCGGGAGGTGGCTGAGCGCATCCGCTGCAGCCCCGGCAGCCCGGCCTACTCGGCGCTGAGCGTGCGCATGCAGCTGCTGGGGGAGTGCCGCACGGTGTGCCCGGTGCCTCCGCGCTGCTTCCAGCCGCCGCCGAAGGTGCAGTCAGAAGTCATCCTGATCGAGCCCCACGGCGCGGGGGAGCTTCCCGAGGCCTCCCTGGCCCGAACCACAGAGCAGCTGCTGCGCCGCAGCTTCGCTGCCCGCCGCAAGATGCTGCGGAACAGCCTGGCCGGGCTGCTCCCTGAGGGGGAGCTCCAGGACCTGGCCGAGCAGGCGGGCATCGGCCTGCAGCAGCGCCCCCAGGAGATCGCCCCGGCGGCCTGGCTGCGGCTGGCTGCCGGTTTGAATCGCTCCACCGGCGTCCTGCCCGCTCCCCCTGCATGCCATGGCTGA
- a CDS encoding YraN family protein: MATPSPTQRQGNWAEQRALRLLRARGWTLLDRQWRCRWGELDLVLVKPPRLLLVEVKARSRSGPDGWGRAALGAAKRIRLERSWACWLLEHPEWAGAPVEQVYALVPLPPSRRPVRWIRVTA, encoded by the coding sequence TTGGCGACCCCTTCACCCACCCAGCGCCAGGGCAACTGGGCCGAGCAGCGTGCCCTGCGGTTGCTGCGGGCGCGGGGCTGGACGCTGCTGGATCGGCAGTGGCGCTGCCGCTGGGGCGAGCTGGATCTGGTGCTGGTGAAGCCGCCGCGGCTGCTGCTGGTGGAGGTGAAGGCACGCTCCCGCAGCGGCCCGGATGGCTGGGGCCGGGCGGCGCTGGGAGCGGCCAAGCGCATCCGGCTGGAGCGCAGCTGGGCCTGCTGGCTGCTGGAGCATCCCGAGTGGGCCGGGGCCCCCGTGGAGCAGGTCTACGCCCTGGTGCCCCTGCCGCCCTCCAGACGGCCGGTGCGCTGGATCCGGGTCACCGCCTAG
- a CDS encoding pentapeptide repeat-containing protein: MARRTTAPSRPGGQAPFWLISLLTLALALPLGWLVPSPALAAVDVAKQVLIGADYHGQDLRGGTFNLTNLRDADLSGSDLQGASLFGAKLQDADLSNTNLREATLDSAVFNGTDLTNAVLEDAFAFNTKFTDVIIDGADFTNVPLRGDALKALCAVAGGTNPVTGRRTRDTLGCS, translated from the coding sequence ATGGCCCGCAGAACAACGGCCCCTTCACGCCCCGGCGGCCAGGCGCCGTTCTGGCTGATCAGCCTGCTGACGCTGGCATTGGCCCTTCCCCTCGGCTGGCTGGTGCCGTCCCCTGCTCTCGCCGCGGTGGATGTGGCCAAGCAGGTGCTGATCGGCGCCGACTACCACGGCCAGGACCTGCGGGGCGGCACCTTCAACCTCACCAACCTGCGCGACGCCGATCTCTCGGGCTCCGATCTGCAGGGCGCCAGCCTGTTCGGCGCCAAGCTGCAGGATGCCGACCTGAGCAACACCAACCTGCGGGAAGCCACGCTCGATTCGGCCGTGTTCAACGGCACCGACCTCACCAATGCGGTGCTGGAGGACGCCTTCGCCTTCAACACCAAATTCACGGATGTGATCATCGACGGGGCCGACTTCACGAACGTGCCCCTGCGGGGCGATGCGCTGAAAGCGCTCTGCGCCGTGGCCGGGGGCACCAACCCCGTCACCGGCCGCCGGACCCGCGACACACTGGGTTGCAGCTGA
- the gap gene encoding type I glyceraldehyde-3-phosphate dehydrogenase → MTIRIGINGFGRIGRLAFRRALSLGDVEVVGINDLIDVEYLAYMLRYDSTHGRFQGEVAVDGGQLVVNGKPIRITAERDPAHLAWGELGVDYVLESTGFFLTEETARAHIQAGAKRVVMSAPSKDATPIFVMGVNHTSYAGQTIVSNASCTTNCLAPIAKVLHDNFGIVNGLMTTVHATTATQKTVDGPSVKDWRGGRGAGQNIIPSSTGAAKAVGRVIPELNGKLTGMAFRVPTPDVSVVDLTVNLASPASYEQIKAAMKAASAGPMAGILGYTEDDVVSTDFLGESCTSVFDAGAGIALTDTFVKVVAWYDNEWGYSCKCLDLMRHMATVA, encoded by the coding sequence ATGACCATCCGCATCGGCATCAACGGCTTCGGCCGCATCGGTCGCCTCGCCTTCCGCCGCGCCCTCAGCCTGGGCGATGTGGAGGTGGTGGGGATCAACGACCTGATCGATGTGGAGTACCTGGCCTACATGCTCCGTTACGACTCCACCCACGGCCGCTTCCAGGGCGAGGTGGCGGTGGACGGCGGCCAGCTGGTGGTGAACGGCAAGCCGATCCGCATCACCGCGGAGCGTGACCCGGCCCACCTGGCCTGGGGCGAGCTGGGGGTGGACTACGTGCTGGAGAGCACCGGCTTCTTCCTCACCGAGGAGACGGCCCGCGCCCACATCCAGGCAGGCGCCAAACGCGTGGTGATGAGCGCCCCCTCCAAGGACGCCACCCCGATCTTCGTGATGGGGGTGAACCACACCAGCTACGCCGGCCAGACCATCGTGTCCAACGCCAGCTGCACCACCAACTGCCTGGCGCCGATCGCCAAGGTGCTGCACGACAACTTCGGCATCGTGAACGGCCTGATGACCACCGTGCACGCCACCACCGCCACCCAGAAGACCGTGGATGGCCCCTCGGTGAAGGACTGGCGCGGCGGCCGCGGTGCCGGCCAGAACATCATCCCCAGCTCCACCGGCGCCGCCAAGGCGGTGGGCCGGGTGATCCCCGAGCTCAACGGCAAGCTCACCGGCATGGCCTTCCGGGTGCCCACGCCGGATGTGTCGGTGGTGGATCTCACCGTGAACCTGGCCAGCCCGGCCAGCTACGAGCAGATCAAAGCGGCGATGAAGGCCGCCAGCGCGGGGCCGATGGCGGGCATCCTCGGCTACACGGAGGATGATGTGGTGTCCACCGACTTCCTGGGCGAGAGCTGCACCTCGGTGTTCGATGCCGGCGCCGGCATCGCCCTCACCGACACCTTCGTGAAGGTGGTGGCCTGGTACGACAACGAGTGGGGCTACAGCTGCAAGTGCCTCGATCTGATGCGCCACATGGCCACGGTGGCCTGA
- a CDS encoding DUF805 domain-containing protein, which produces MRLIEAFTSAWSRSFDYSGRSNRGDYWWFVLANLIIGILLQLISDKLYTVYAVASLLPGIPICVRRLRDIGKPWPWLLIGLIPIVGAIWLIVLFCQPSLAPSVTA; this is translated from the coding sequence ATGCGCCTGATCGAAGCCTTCACCTCAGCCTGGAGCCGCTCGTTCGACTACAGCGGGCGCTCCAACCGCGGTGACTACTGGTGGTTCGTGCTGGCGAACCTGATCATCGGGATCCTGCTGCAGCTGATCTCCGACAAGCTGTACACCGTGTACGCCGTGGCCAGCCTGCTGCCGGGCATCCCCATCTGCGTGCGCCGGCTGCGGGACATCGGCAAACCCTGGCCCTGGCTGCTCATCGGCCTGATTCCAATCGTGGGGGCGATCTGGCTGATCGTGCTCTTCTGCCAGCCCTCCTTGGCGCCCTCCGTGACGGCCTGA
- a CDS encoding succinate dehydrogenase/fumarate reductase iron-sulfur subunit: MSSRTLSLTLRIWRQESPGSPGGFRDYRLDGVSADLSVLEALDQLNEGLIAAGERPVNFEHDCREGICGSCGFLVNGQAHGPRSATSVCQLYLRQFESGATLTLEPWRATAFPPVQDLVVDRSALDRLIAAGGYCSVNTGQAADGNAMLVGAEQARSAFDTATCIGCGACVASCRNASASLFVAAKLAHLGQLPQGQPERARRARALQQRMEEEGFGSCSSHLECEAVCPQQISADWISWMHREGRRSAG, translated from the coding sequence ATGAGCAGCCGAACGCTGTCCCTGACGCTGCGCATCTGGCGGCAGGAATCCCCGGGGAGCCCCGGTGGCTTCCGCGACTATCGGCTGGACGGGGTGTCGGCGGATCTCTCCGTGCTGGAGGCGCTCGATCAGCTCAACGAAGGACTGATCGCGGCGGGGGAGCGGCCCGTGAATTTCGAGCACGACTGCCGGGAGGGCATCTGCGGGAGCTGCGGCTTCCTGGTGAACGGCCAGGCCCATGGTCCCCGCAGCGCCACCAGCGTGTGCCAGCTCTATCTGCGCCAGTTCGAGAGCGGTGCCACCCTCACGCTGGAGCCCTGGCGGGCCACGGCCTTCCCGCCCGTGCAGGATCTGGTGGTGGACCGCTCCGCCCTGGACCGGCTGATCGCCGCGGGGGGCTACTGCTCGGTGAACACCGGCCAGGCCGCCGACGGCAACGCCATGCTGGTGGGGGCGGAGCAGGCCCGTTCGGCCTTCGACACCGCCACCTGCATCGGCTGCGGCGCCTGCGTGGCGAGCTGCCGCAACGCCTCCGCCAGCCTGTTCGTGGCGGCCAAGCTGGCCCACCTGGGCCAGCTGCCCCAGGGCCAGCCGGAGCGGGCGCGGCGGGCCCGGGCCCTGCAGCAGCGGATGGAGGAGGAGGGGTTCGGCAGCTGCAGCAGCCACCTGGAGTGCGAGGCGGTGTGCCCCCAGCAGATCTCCGCCGACTGGATCAGCTGGATGCATCGCGAGGGGCGGCGAAGTGCCGGATGA
- a CDS encoding fumarate reductase/succinate dehydrogenase flavoprotein subunit has translation MSGLPDARLPGGPLADGWCRQREAMPLISPQRKAQLRLLVVGTGLAGASAAATLAEQGYRVRVLCFHDSPRRAHSVAAQGGINAARPGAADGDSVSRLFADTLRGGDFRAREAGCHRLAEISSGIIDQCVAQGVPFAREYGGTLTTRNFGGALVSRTFYARGQTGQQLLYGAYQALMRQVEAGRVELLCRRDVLEIITVDGVARGVVCRDLLSGALEVHTAQAVLLATGGYSNVYFLSTNALKSNASAIWRAHLQGALFANPCFTQIHPTCIPSGDAYQSKLTLMSESLRNDGRVWLPLRPGDERDPAGIPEHERDYFLERLYPSYGNMVPRDLASRRARELCDAGHGVGPGGRSVYLDLRDAIASQGRQVIEARYGNLLEMYERISGADPYTTPLRIYPAPHYTMGGLWVDYQLMSSIPGLFVLGEANFSEHGANRLGASALMQGLADGYFIAPLTVTAWLAGHGTPSVEATHPSCREALARAAARIEALLQVPGARPVDAFHRELGAVMIRHCGISRDAQGLRSGLREVEQLEQRFLTEVRVPGSGEGPNPELEKALRLSDFFGLARLMLRDALAREESCGAHFREDHQTPEGEARRDDANFAHIAAWEHRPGAEPLRHAEPLQFTVLQPSTRNYR, from the coding sequence GTGAGCGGCCTGCCGGATGCACGACTGCCCGGCGGCCCGCTGGCCGATGGCTGGTGCCGCCAGCGGGAGGCCATGCCCCTGATCAGCCCGCAGCGCAAGGCCCAGCTGCGGCTGCTGGTGGTGGGCACGGGGCTGGCCGGAGCATCGGCGGCCGCCACCCTGGCCGAGCAGGGCTACCGGGTGCGGGTGCTCTGCTTCCACGACAGCCCCCGGCGGGCCCACTCGGTGGCGGCCCAGGGAGGCATCAATGCCGCCCGGCCCGGAGCGGCCGATGGCGACAGCGTCAGCCGCCTCTTCGCCGATACGCTGCGGGGCGGCGATTTCCGGGCCCGCGAAGCGGGCTGCCACCGCCTGGCGGAGATCAGCAGCGGCATCATCGACCAGTGCGTGGCCCAGGGCGTGCCCTTCGCCCGGGAGTACGGCGGCACCCTCACCACCCGCAACTTCGGCGGTGCCCTGGTGAGCCGCACCTTCTACGCCCGCGGCCAGACCGGCCAGCAGCTGCTCTACGGCGCCTACCAGGCCCTGATGCGCCAGGTGGAGGCCGGCCGGGTGGAACTGCTCTGCCGGCGCGACGTGCTGGAGATCATCACGGTGGATGGGGTGGCCCGCGGCGTGGTGTGCCGCGATCTGCTCAGCGGCGCCCTCGAGGTGCACACCGCCCAGGCGGTGCTGCTGGCCACCGGGGGCTACAGCAACGTGTATTTCCTCTCCACCAACGCACTGAAATCGAATGCCAGTGCGATCTGGCGGGCCCATCTGCAGGGCGCCCTGTTCGCCAACCCCTGTTTCACCCAGATCCATCCCACCTGCATTCCCAGCGGCGACGCCTACCAGAGCAAGCTCACGCTGATGAGCGAGAGCCTGCGCAACGACGGGCGGGTGTGGCTGCCGCTCCGCCCCGGCGACGAGCGGGATCCGGCCGGGATTCCCGAACACGAGCGCGACTATTTCCTGGAGCGCCTCTATCCGAGCTACGGCAACATGGTGCCGCGCGACCTGGCCTCCCGCCGGGCCCGCGAACTCTGCGACGCCGGCCATGGCGTCGGGCCCGGCGGCCGCTCGGTGTACCTCGATCTGCGGGACGCCATCGCCAGCCAGGGAAGGCAGGTGATCGAGGCCCGCTACGGCAATCTGCTGGAGATGTACGAGCGGATCAGCGGAGCCGATCCGTACACCACGCCCCTGCGGATCTATCCGGCACCCCACTACACGATGGGGGGCCTGTGGGTGGACTACCAGCTGATGAGTTCGATCCCCGGACTGTTCGTGCTCGGGGAGGCCAACTTCTCCGAGCACGGCGCCAACCGGCTCGGGGCCAGTGCCCTGATGCAGGGCCTGGCGGACGGCTATTTCATCGCTCCACTCACGGTGACGGCCTGGCTGGCCGGCCATGGAACCCCCAGCGTTGAGGCGACCCATCCGTCCTGCCGGGAGGCCCTCGCACGGGCCGCCGCCAGGATCGAGGCCCTGCTCCAGGTGCCGGGAGCCCGGCCGGTGGATGCCTTCCACCGGGAGCTGGGCGCGGTGATGATCCGGCACTGCGGCATCAGCCGCGACGCGCAGGGACTGCGGAGCGGCCTCAGGGAGGTGGAGCAGCTGGAGCAGCGCTTCCTGACGGAGGTGCGGGTGCCGGGGAGCGGTGAGGGCCCCAACCCCGAACTGGAGAAGGCGCTGCGGCTGAGCGACTTCTTCGGCCTGGCCCGGTTGATGCTCCGCGATGCCCTGGCCCGGGAGGAATCCTGTGGGGCCCACTTCCGCGAGGACCACCAGACGCCGGAAGGCGAAGCCCGCCGCGATGACGCCAACTTCGCCCACATCGCCGCCTGGGAACACCGGCCAGGCGCGGAGCCCTTGCGCCATGCCGAGCCGCTGCAGTTCACGGTGCTGCAGCCCTCCACCCGCAACTACCGATGA
- a CDS encoding succinate dehydrogenase, which yields MHPSRRRAVIGAEKARVWTAAAGLLLVLFLVVHLGGIALAAVAPVRFEAYAVRLHQAAWLPAVELALLGLAMAHLALGLAKRLANRRAGNTAALVSRRGEPLAALAARSQAAGGALLLLFLGVHLAQLRWPRPQAGEELATLRAVLAQPASLALYGAAALAVGLHLWHGTEAAHRSLGLLDPANGALIRAAGRSLALVLGVGFAAVALVLGVAP from the coding sequence ATGCACCCATCCAGGCGGCGCGCGGTGATCGGGGCGGAGAAGGCCAGGGTCTGGACAGCTGCCGCCGGGTTGCTGCTGGTGCTGTTTCTCGTGGTGCACCTGGGGGGCATCGCCCTGGCCGCGGTGGCACCGGTGCGGTTCGAAGCCTACGCGGTGCGGCTGCATCAGGCGGCCTGGCTGCCGGCCGTGGAGCTGGCACTGCTGGGGCTGGCCATGGCCCATCTGGCCCTGGGTCTGGCGAAGCGCCTGGCCAACCGTCGTGCCGGCAACACCGCCGCCCTGGTGAGCCGCCGCGGCGAGCCCCTCGCCGCCCTGGCCGCCCGCAGCCAGGCCGCCGGTGGGGCGCTGCTGCTGCTGTTCCTCGGGGTGCACCTGGCCCAGCTGCGCTGGCCCCGTCCCCAGGCCGGCGAGGAGCTGGCCACCCTGCGGGCGGTGCTGGCGCAGCCGGCCTCCCTGGCCCTGTATGGGGCCGCCGCCCTGGCCGTGGGCCTGCACCTCTGGCATGGCACGGAAGCGGCCCACCGCAGCCTGGGGCTGCTGGATCCGGCCAACGGCGCCCTGATCCGGGCCGCGGGCCGCAGCCTGGCCCTGGTGCTCGGGGTGGGTTTTGCAGCCGTGGCCCTGGTGCTGGGGGTGGCCCCGTGA
- a CDS encoding LexA family protein — protein MTHLSSGDPGSPPEATGPAVIDLQRLLVPDPRGCLLLRVAGESMRDAGIHHGDLLIVDRRLEPRPGLVVVALLEEGFTVKRLAGRGARLWLEAAHPAYPALPLPPDRAVRIWGVATHVVHPC, from the coding sequence GTGACCCACCTTTCCAGCGGCGACCCCGGCAGCCCCCCTGAGGCCACCGGCCCGGCAGTCATCGACCTGCAGCGGCTGCTGGTGCCCGATCCCCGCGGCTGCCTGCTGCTGCGGGTGGCCGGCGAGTCGATGCGTGATGCCGGCATCCACCACGGCGACCTGCTGATCGTGGACCGGCGGCTGGAACCCCGACCGGGCCTGGTGGTGGTGGCTCTGCTGGAGGAGGGCTTCACGGTGAAGCGTCTGGCCGGCCGCGGAGCGCGCTTGTGGCTGGAGGCGGCCCATCCCGCCTATCCCGCCCTGCCGTTGCCCCCCGACCGCGCCGTGCGGATCTGGGGCGTGGCCACCCACGTGGTCCACCCCTGCTGA
- a CDS encoding Y-family DNA polymerase: MALIDGNNFYASCEAVMDPSLLGRPLVVLSNNDGCIVSRSAEARRLGIAMGTPYFQVQRQLERLGVEVRSSNYALYADMSQRLMATLERWVEELEVYSIDEAFGLLSRREGEDLSSWGRQVRRAVRRELGLPVAVGLASTKVLAKLANRLAKTQPAHGHVFDLEAQADPTPWLEQVAIEDVWGIGRRLARWCRLRGVADARALRDMPSGELRQKCGVVGLRLQQELRGHRCLPLTLVPPPKQETCVSRSFSQPVRTADALRQALATYTVRAAEKLRRQHQRAGALSVFVRSNPFNGTSFYSNSATVTLAVPSNDTAVLLAAALPLAETLFRPCHPLQKAGVLLLQLQGEEQLQHHLLQPLPPEQQQRRAALMAVLDRLNRRYGSGTVRWAACGLQPAWAMRRERLSRAATTRLEAIPRVLAR, translated from the coding sequence ATCGCCCTGATCGACGGCAACAACTTCTATGCCTCCTGCGAGGCCGTGATGGATCCGTCCCTGCTGGGCCGGCCCCTGGTGGTGCTCTCCAACAACGACGGCTGCATCGTGTCGCGCAGTGCCGAGGCCCGGCGGCTGGGGATCGCCATGGGCACGCCCTACTTCCAGGTGCAGCGGCAGCTGGAGCGGCTGGGCGTGGAGGTGCGCAGCTCCAACTACGCCCTCTACGCCGACATGAGCCAGCGGCTGATGGCCACCCTGGAGCGCTGGGTGGAGGAGCTGGAGGTGTATTCGATCGATGAGGCCTTCGGCCTGCTGAGCCGCCGGGAGGGCGAGGATCTCAGCAGCTGGGGCCGGCAGGTGCGCCGGGCGGTGCGCCGGGAGCTGGGGCTGCCGGTGGCCGTGGGCCTCGCCTCCACCAAGGTGCTGGCCAAGCTGGCCAACCGCCTGGCCAAGACGCAACCCGCCCACGGCCACGTGTTCGACCTGGAGGCCCAGGCCGACCCCACGCCCTGGCTGGAGCAGGTGGCGATCGAGGACGTGTGGGGCATCGGCCGGCGCCTGGCCCGCTGGTGCCGGCTGCGGGGTGTCGCCGATGCCCGCGCCCTGCGCGACATGCCCAGCGGCGAGCTGCGTCAGAAGTGCGGCGTGGTGGGCCTGCGGCTGCAGCAGGAGTTGCGCGGCCACCGCTGCCTGCCGCTCACCCTGGTGCCGCCCCCGAAACAGGAGACCTGCGTGAGCCGCAGCTTCAGCCAGCCGGTGCGCACCGCCGACGCACTGCGGCAGGCGCTGGCCACCTACACGGTGCGGGCCGCCGAGAAGCTGCGCCGCCAGCACCAGAGGGCCGGTGCCCTGAGCGTGTTCGTGCGCAGCAACCCGTTCAACGGCACCAGCTTCTACAGCAACAGCGCCACCGTGACCCTGGCGGTGCCCAGCAACGACACCGCTGTGCTGCTGGCGGCGGCGCTGCCCCTGGCCGAGACGCTGTTCCGCCCCTGCCATCCGCTGCAGAAAGCCGGTGTGCTGCTGCTGCAGCTGCAGGGCGAGGAGCAGCTGCAACACCACCTGCTGCAGCCCCTGCCACCGGAGCAGCAGCAGCGCCGGGCCGCCCTGATGGCGGTGCTGGACCGTCTGAACCGTCGCTACGGCAGCGGCACCGTGCGCTGGGCCGCCTGCGGCCTGCAACCGGCCTGGGCGATGCGGCGGGAGCGGCTCTCGCGGGCCGCCACCACCCGGCTGGAGGCGATCCCGCGGGTGCTGGCCCGCTGA